The following are encoded together in the Scomber japonicus isolate fScoJap1 chromosome 20, fScoJap1.pri, whole genome shotgun sequence genome:
- the LOC128381083 gene encoding microfibril-associated glycoprotein 4-like translates to MMKLVSVFLLLLAPVLTCCLPLVLPLDCSDIHNNDNSQLSGVYTIYPIGATSAVQVYCDMDSDGGGWTVFQRRMDGSVNFYRPWDHYKKGFGSAAGEYWLGLESLFHLTLRKKFELRVDMEDFSGNKVFARYSSFSIDPESHGYRLHVSGFTDGGAGDSLSHHNGQKFSTFDKDQDTQSSVNCARRHLGAYWYSNCYDSNPNGVYRWGADATVDTVGVEWDLWKGHNYSLKAISMKIRPVH, encoded by the exons ATGATGAAG ctggtttcagtcttcctcctcctcctggctccAGTGTTGACCTGCTGCTTACCTCTCGTCCTCCCGCTGGACTGCAGTGACATCCATAACAATGACAACAGCCAACTCAGTGGAGTGTACACCATCTATCCTATCGGAGCCACGTCTGCTGTCCAG gtgtactgTGACATGGACTCAGATGGAGGAGGCTGGACG gtgttccagaggaggatGGACGGCTCAGTGAACTTCTACAGGCCCTGGGATCACTACAAGAAAGGCTTTGGTAGCGCTGCTGGAGAGTACTGGCTGG gcctgGAGAGTCTCTTCCATCTGACTCTGAGGAAAAAGTTTGAGCTTCGTGTCGACATGGAGGACTTCAGTGGGAACAAAGTGTTTGCTCGTTACTCCTCGTTCTCCATCGACCCAGAGTCCCACGGATACAGACTGCATGTGTCTGGATtcactgatggaggagcag gAGACTCCCTGAGTCATCACAATGGACAGAAGTTCTCCACCTTCGACAAGGACCAGGACACCCAGAGCAGTGTTAACTGTGCCAGAAGGCACCTGGGAGCGTACTGGTACAGCAACTGTTACGATTCAAACCCTAACGGCGTTTATCGCTGGGGGGCTGATGCCACCGTGGATACTGTAGGAGTGGAGTGGGACTTGTGGAAGGGTCATAACTACTCCCTGAAGGCCATCAGCATGAAAATTCGTCCTGTGCACTAA